In Pantoea cypripedii, the following proteins share a genomic window:
- the cytR gene encoding DNA-binding transcriptional regulator CytR — MDQKQPSSAATMKDVAEKAGVSTATVSRALMNPEKVSAATRQKVEQAVIAVGYSPHGLARNAKRGETQTILVIVPDICDPFFSEIIRGVEVTAAQEGYLVLIGDCAHQNQQEKTFLNLMLTRQIDGMVLLGSQLPFEAGVEDQRNLPPMVMGNEFAPEMALPTVHIDNLTAAFEAVNHLLQLGHRQIACITGPEHIPLCQYRLQGYIQALRRSSLPVDPTLIVHGDFTFEAGANALKQLMSLPNPPKALFCHSDLMALGAMNQARKLGMRIPQDLSVVGFDDIELAQYYDPPLTTVAQPRFDIGREAMLLLLDELQGKRVNNGSRLLDAELRVRGSTAPAAKREK; from the coding sequence TTGGACCAGAAGCAACCCTCATCCGCCGCCACGATGAAAGATGTGGCAGAGAAAGCTGGCGTTTCGACCGCCACGGTTTCTCGTGCGCTGATGAATCCGGAAAAAGTCTCGGCTGCCACCCGGCAGAAAGTGGAACAGGCAGTGATTGCCGTCGGTTACTCCCCCCATGGCCTGGCTCGCAATGCCAAACGTGGCGAGACGCAAACCATCCTGGTGATTGTGCCCGACATCTGTGATCCTTTTTTCAGCGAAATCATCCGTGGCGTGGAAGTGACCGCCGCCCAGGAAGGTTATCTGGTGTTGATTGGCGATTGCGCGCATCAGAATCAGCAGGAAAAAACCTTTCTCAATCTGATGCTGACACGCCAGATCGACGGCATGGTGCTGCTCGGTTCGCAGCTGCCCTTTGAGGCTGGCGTGGAAGATCAGCGCAACCTGCCACCGATGGTGATGGGTAACGAATTCGCACCGGAAATGGCGCTCCCCACGGTACATATCGATAACCTGACCGCCGCTTTTGAAGCAGTGAACCATTTGCTGCAACTCGGTCATCGTCAGATCGCCTGTATTACCGGCCCTGAACATATTCCACTGTGCCAGTATCGTTTGCAGGGCTACATTCAGGCGCTGCGCCGTAGCAGCTTGCCGGTCGATCCCACGCTGATTGTGCATGGCGATTTTACCTTCGAAGCCGGAGCCAACGCGTTAAAGCAACTGATGAGCCTGCCCAATCCACCGAAAGCGTTGTTTTGTCATAGCGACCTGATGGCGCTGGGGGCCATGAATCAGGCACGCAAGCTGGGTATGCGTATTCCGCAGGACCTTTCGGTGGTAGGTTTCGATGACATCGAACTGGCGCAATATTACGATCCGCCGCTGACCACCGTCGCCCAGCCACGGTTTGATATCGGTCGGGAGGCGATGCTACTGCTGCTGGATGAGTTGCAGGGGAAACGCGTCAACAATGGCTCACGCCTGCTGGATGCGGAATTACGCGTGCGTGGAAGCACGGCCCCCGCTGCAAAACGTGAAAAATGA
- the ftsN gene encoding cell division protein FtsN, protein MAQRDYVGRGRSTGTRRKKSTGRSKKSKGGSGTSKLMIVLAAAVLVTFAGGLWFISHHKKEETPVMPDHKAAGNGLPPKPEERWKYIKELENRQLTVPTPTEPSAGGGIQSQTQLTDEQRQLLEQMQADMRQQPTQLNEVPWNEQTPAQRQQTLQRQQQQQQLQRQQQVQQQQVQRQQQVQQQQPQHQQMQQPAPITREPEQQTRPQETVKAKPVEKAPSQRWMVQCGSFKGTDQAESARAALAFEGFESRITTGGGWNRVVIGPFKDRSSADSTVKRLHSSGHGSCIPLAIP, encoded by the coding sequence GTGGCACAAAGAGATTACGTAGGCCGCGGGCGTTCAACAGGGACGCGTCGCAAAAAAAGCACAGGCCGCAGCAAGAAAAGCAAAGGCGGTTCTGGCACCTCCAAACTGATGATCGTACTGGCTGCGGCCGTACTGGTCACCTTTGCCGGTGGCTTATGGTTCATCTCCCATCATAAGAAAGAAGAGACGCCAGTGATGCCGGATCACAAAGCGGCCGGCAATGGGCTGCCGCCGAAACCGGAAGAGCGCTGGAAGTACATCAAAGAGCTGGAAAACCGCCAGCTGACCGTGCCCACCCCCACGGAACCTTCTGCCGGTGGTGGCATTCAGTCGCAAACGCAACTGACCGATGAGCAGCGCCAGCTACTGGAACAGATGCAGGCGGATATGCGCCAGCAGCCGACCCAGCTGAATGAAGTGCCGTGGAATGAACAAACTCCAGCACAGCGCCAGCAAACCCTGCAACGTCAGCAGCAGCAACAACAATTGCAGCGCCAGCAGCAGGTGCAGCAACAGCAGGTGCAGCGTCAACAGCAGGTCCAGCAACAGCAGCCACAACATCAGCAGATGCAGCAGCCAGCTCCCATTACACGTGAGCCAGAGCAGCAGACCCGGCCACAGGAAACCGTGAAAGCGAAGCCAGTTGAGAAGGCACCGTCACAGCGCTGGATGGTGCAGTGTGGTTCGTTTAAGGGAACTGACCAGGCGGAGTCCGCACGCGCGGCGTTGGCCTTCGAAGGCTTTGAAAGCCGTATCACCACCGGTGGCGGCTGGAATCGTGTGGTCATTGGCCCCTTCAAGGATCGCAGCAGCGCCGACAGCACGGTGAAACGCCTGCACAGCTCCGGCCACGGAAGCTGTATTCCCCTCGCTATCCCCTGA
- the hslV gene encoding ATP-dependent protease subunit HslV: protein MTTIVSVRRNGQVVIGGDGQATLGNTVMKGNVKKVRRLYNDKVIAGFAGGTADAFTLFELFERKLEMHQGHLVKAAVELAKDWRTDRMLRRLEALLAVADESASLIISGNGDVIQPENDLIAIGSGGPYAQAAARALLENTDLGAKDIVAKALNIAGDICIYTNHNVNFEELPSKA from the coding sequence GTGACAACAATAGTAAGTGTACGACGCAACGGCCAGGTAGTGATTGGCGGTGATGGCCAGGCTACTCTCGGCAATACCGTAATGAAAGGCAACGTTAAAAAAGTGCGTCGTCTTTACAACGACAAAGTCATCGCCGGTTTCGCTGGCGGCACTGCAGATGCCTTCACCCTCTTCGAACTGTTCGAACGCAAGCTGGAAATGCACCAGGGACATCTGGTGAAAGCGGCTGTCGAGCTGGCTAAAGACTGGCGTACCGATCGTATGCTGCGTCGCCTCGAAGCCCTGCTGGCGGTGGCGGACGAATCCGCTTCACTGATCATCAGCGGCAACGGTGATGTCATCCAGCCAGAAAATGATCTGATTGCTATCGGTTCGGGTGGACCTTACGCCCAGGCAGCGGCACGCGCCCTGCTGGAAAATACCGATTTGGGTGCGAAAGATATCGTGGCTAAAGCGCTGAATATCGCTGGCGATATCTGCATCTACACCAACCATAATGTTAACTTTGAAGAATTACCCTCTAAGGCGTAA